A region of Elusimicrobiota bacterium DNA encodes the following proteins:
- the metG gene encoding methionine--tRNA ligase, whose protein sequence is MRYLITAALPYINNVPHLGHMAGSHLPADIFYRYAKMRGDDCAFVGGSDEYGTPSLMAARKLGVPVRTLVDALHPIHKNIYDWFQISYDNYSRTSNETHSTTVNEVFQRILETGGIEEKEMEMYYCVTDDQFLSDRFVSGKCPRCFFEKANGDQCERCGTLINVGDLIEAACVLCGRNAAVKTTRHLFFKLKAYEKKIDNFINEKKGLWRETVVHVAQEWLKAGLRDRSITRDLPWGVRINLPGLENKVVYVWFEALIGYISFTKELGDSIYKKFWEDPDARVVHFLGKDNIPFHTVFWPAMLMAHGHLNLPYSVSGYQYLTFEGKKFSKSEGVGVFCYGLPESGIEVDTLRSYLTQILPESKDADFKWEEYKAFVNSELIGKFGNFFNRVISMIHRYFGASIHLKEFSLDPLDQEFVKSCTAKIHLIDELLGKIQIRDAYREVINLATLGNQYLSTKAPWDLAKANKMEEVGRTLHLCLNLARALAVVAFPFTPLSMERVWAEQLKMRVDIRKCWGLADSLVCLPGDHEIGDPLPLYKKIEETDIERFRQKTSTDFNLESLVR, encoded by the coding sequence TTGCGATACCTGATTACAGCGGCTTTGCCTTACATCAACAATGTCCCACATCTGGGTCACATGGCGGGTTCTCATTTGCCCGCGGATATTTTTTACCGTTACGCCAAGATGCGTGGGGATGACTGCGCTTTCGTCGGAGGCTCTGACGAATACGGAACGCCTTCGCTCATGGCGGCGCGCAAGTTGGGCGTTCCGGTCCGCACGTTGGTGGACGCCTTGCACCCCATTCACAAAAACATTTACGACTGGTTCCAGATTTCCTATGACAACTATTCGCGCACCAGCAACGAAACCCATTCAACGACGGTCAACGAGGTCTTTCAACGCATCCTGGAAACGGGCGGCATCGAGGAGAAGGAAATGGAGATGTATTATTGCGTCACGGACGATCAATTCTTGTCGGATCGGTTCGTGAGTGGTAAATGCCCTCGTTGTTTTTTTGAAAAGGCGAACGGAGACCAATGTGAGCGATGCGGAACCTTGATTAACGTCGGCGACCTGATTGAAGCGGCGTGCGTTCTGTGCGGCCGGAACGCGGCCGTAAAAACAACCAGGCACCTCTTCTTCAAACTGAAGGCTTATGAGAAAAAAATTGACAATTTCATCAACGAAAAAAAAGGTCTTTGGAGAGAAACGGTCGTTCACGTGGCGCAGGAATGGTTGAAAGCCGGCTTGCGGGACAGAAGCATCACGCGCGATCTTCCTTGGGGCGTGAGGATTAATCTCCCCGGTTTAGAAAACAAAGTTGTGTATGTGTGGTTTGAGGCCTTGATCGGGTATATTTCGTTCACCAAGGAGCTTGGGGACTCGATCTATAAGAAATTTTGGGAAGATCCGGATGCGCGAGTTGTTCATTTCCTCGGTAAAGACAACATTCCGTTCCACACCGTTTTCTGGCCCGCCATGCTCATGGCTCACGGGCATTTAAATCTTCCTTATTCTGTGTCCGGTTACCAATATCTCACGTTTGAGGGAAAGAAGTTTTCAAAAAGCGAGGGGGTGGGGGTTTTTTGTTACGGGTTGCCAGAGAGTGGAATAGAGGTTGATACGTTGCGGAGCTACCTCACTCAAATATTGCCCGAGAGTAAAGACGCGGACTTCAAATGGGAAGAATATAAAGCGTTCGTGAACAGCGAGCTGATCGGGAAGTTTGGAAACTTTTTTAACCGTGTGATCAGCATGATTCATCGTTATTTCGGTGCAAGCATCCACCTGAAAGAATTCAGCTTGGATCCTCTGGATCAGGAGTTTGTCAAAAGTTGCACGGCAAAAATCCATCTCATTGACGAACTTTTGGGGAAAATCCAAATCAGGGACGCTTACCGTGAAGTCATTAATTTGGCGACGCTGGGAAACCAATATCTCAGCACCAAAGCTCCTTGGGATCTGGCAAAAGCGAATAAAATGGAAGAAGTTGGCCGCACTCTCCATCTGTGTTTGAATTTGGCCAGAGCATTGGCCGTCGTGGCGTTTCCTTTCACTCCGCTGTCGATGGAAAGAGTTTGGGCAGAACAATTGAAAATGCGCGTCGATATTAGGAAATGCTGGGGTTTGGCCGATTCATTGGTCTGTTTGCCTGGCGACCACGAGATCGGGGACCCTCTGCCTCTCTACAAGAAGATCGAAGAAACGGATATTGAGCGATTTCGGCAAAAGACCTCCACCGATTTCAACTTGGAGTCGTTGGTTCGATGA
- a CDS encoding transposase, with protein sequence MKRRNWESKTKAMIVLQGLKGKPIADLCAEHQISQAQFYQWRDHFLSESHSVFEIADKSRREFALERENARLKHMIGELTMELKKSEFGLL encoded by the coding sequence ATGAAAAGACGCAACTGGGAATCCAAAACCAAGGCCATGATCGTTTTACAGGGCCTCAAAGGAAAACCCATCGCCGACCTCTGCGCTGAGCATCAAATCTCTCAGGCGCAGTTTTATCAGTGGAGGGATCATTTCCTCTCCGAATCCCACTCTGTTTTCGAGATCGCCGACAAATCCCGTCGGGAATTTGCCCTCGAGCGGGAAAATGCCCGATTGAAACACATGATCGGGGAGTTGACCATGGAATTAAAAAAAAGCGAATTCGGCCTTCTATGA
- a CDS encoding TolC family protein, translated as MEIIIARAENRPHVVVQGNFGYSGRQLSSLEQDLSGQLNAVLPLWFAGESRHRVGQAQSVLEQTRIFADETRKRVEDDVTEAYLTVLSARARREMANRVLESGEEGRRVVEVLYREGTATTEDLLNALSDWIKARIDRIRANVGLLVSIGKLERSVGGTSQ; from the coding sequence ATGGAAATAATTATTGCCCGCGCAGAGAATAGGCCGCATGTGGTTGTGCAAGGTAATTTCGGATACAGCGGCCGCCAATTGTCTTCCCTGGAACAAGACCTGAGCGGACAGCTAAACGCTGTCCTACCGCTCTGGTTCGCCGGCGAATCGAGGCACAGAGTTGGACAGGCCCAATCCGTCCTGGAACAGACGAGAATCTTCGCGGATGAAACCCGGAAACGGGTGGAGGACGACGTAACCGAAGCCTATCTCACCGTTCTCTCGGCCCGCGCTAGGCGGGAAATGGCCAACCGAGTTCTCGAATCCGGGGAAGAGGGCCGACGGGTCGTCGAGGTCCTTTATCGGGAGGGAACGGCCACGACAGAGGACCTCCTAAACGCCCTGTCGGATTGGATCAAGGCCAGAATCGACCGCATCCGAGCAAATGTCGGACTGCTCGTCTCAATTGGAAAACTGGAGCGGTCCGTGGGCGGAACATCGCAGTAG
- a CDS encoding glycosyltransferase family 2 protein translates to MTRRPFVSIIGPFYNEEDYIRDTLSSLAAQVDHSGNLFDRESFEIILVDNRSTDGTLEVIKTFSAENPGLKFKVLKEMEKGHIHARISGMRFAIHHQNGPHVLVGIDTDTLFPKRWLQSLLDCLEQEDASACGSPGYFTGEMWLTARRLSERYLREVGTLFFDPETVEKLGAKGKRYLFTQEVFKDFERPFSDCGFAIKKEAYLRAGGYRIEHQKANPSQELLAEGWRLKFQLDHLGEKVSYTDKTFFTTSPRRFLQDSVGMFDGTTYDTMADYRSRVRQSDFMKLDSIAGRLNFRHLQAYVVRNYMLLPCLTKAPLLQKNRRYFAGFYDELEADLKRLRDSLDWKDSNSIFETGYTVTEKYFDKVLNVVSQLEFRA, encoded by the coding sequence ATGACCCGGCGGCCTTTCGTTTCAATCATCGGTCCTTTCTACAACGAAGAGGATTATATCCGGGATACGCTCTCTTCTCTGGCCGCTCAAGTGGACCATTCGGGGAATCTATTCGACCGTGAGTCTTTCGAGATCATCCTTGTTGATAATAGGAGTACGGACGGCACGTTGGAGGTCATTAAGACATTTTCCGCAGAAAATCCCGGATTAAAATTTAAAGTGCTGAAAGAGATGGAAAAAGGCCATATCCATGCAAGGATCAGCGGTATGCGGTTTGCCATTCATCATCAAAATGGGCCCCATGTGCTTGTCGGAATTGACACCGATACTCTTTTTCCAAAACGATGGCTTCAGTCTCTTCTGGATTGCCTTGAACAAGAGGACGCTTCCGCTTGCGGATCGCCAGGGTATTTCACCGGGGAAATGTGGCTAACGGCGCGCCGCTTATCAGAGCGTTATCTGCGGGAGGTCGGCACTCTCTTCTTCGATCCCGAAACCGTTGAGAAATTGGGAGCAAAAGGGAAAAGATATTTGTTCACACAGGAAGTTTTCAAGGATTTTGAACGTCCTTTTTCCGACTGCGGATTTGCCATCAAGAAAGAGGCTTACCTGAGAGCTGGGGGGTACCGAATCGAACACCAAAAAGCCAACCCGTCGCAGGAACTTCTTGCGGAAGGGTGGAGATTAAAGTTTCAGCTTGACCATCTCGGGGAAAAAGTTTCATACACAGATAAAACATTTTTCACGACAAGTCCAAGGCGCTTTCTGCAAGATTCCGTTGGGATGTTTGACGGAACAACGTATGATACCATGGCGGACTATCGCTCCCGCGTTCGCCAAAGCGATTTCATGAAATTGGACTCCATCGCCGGTAGGCTCAATTTCCGTCATTTACAGGCTTATGTCGTGCGGAATTATATGCTCCTTCCATGCCTGACCAAGGCGCCGCTCCTCCAAAAGAACCGGCGATATTTCGCCGGTTTTTATGACGAACTAGAGGCGGACCTGAAGCGGCTCAGGGATTCTTTGGATTGGAAGGACAGCAATTCAATCTTTGAGACCGGTTACACAGTAACCGAAAAGTACTTTGATAAAGTGTTGAACGTCGTATCCCAATTAGAGTTTAGGGCCTAA
- a CDS encoding efflux RND transporter periplasmic adaptor subunit, translating to MTNTTNGREQLEERARALEEREKKLSTLQESFESLIPFLREDKRAGHDIPDIRESMDGVRPEETIRPGLSPGRRLGLKFLVAIAVAALLFVKFPWTLDVQGEARPSTRAVIKAPFDGVLEDIRFPSGAHVRSGDLLAHIRSADWRTELEKKREQIRVVLRQEALRREDALRLEEIYERTKRLFEDHVVPAVDLDRADGDRRLAWIQRGELEIGRKELEAQEAHLHDMISRAELRSPTAGVIVTQNLTEKRGVFFETGDSLFEVADLSHFVIEAMVPEKRLSQVKVGQRARVRLESHARWFEGAVAGLADYSGKPLRTLDEVLAEGGNFKKGIIVRIEFRDPPKDIKYGMDARVKIRCPRESLLRKLFGGDD from the coding sequence ATGACGAACACAACGAACGGTAGGGAACAATTGGAGGAGAGGGCCCGGGCCCTTGAAGAGCGGGAGAAAAAACTTTCCACCCTCCAAGAGAGTTTCGAATCACTGATTCCTTTTTTGCGAGAGGATAAGCGGGCGGGGCATGACATCCCGGATATCCGCGAAAGCATGGACGGTGTCCGTCCGGAGGAAACAATCCGCCCCGGGCTCTCACCGGGTCGGCGACTCGGATTAAAATTTCTCGTCGCCATCGCTGTGGCGGCCCTCCTGTTCGTCAAATTCCCATGGACATTGGACGTCCAGGGCGAAGCCCGCCCCTCAACCCGCGCCGTGATCAAAGCCCCTTTCGATGGGGTGTTGGAGGATATCCGTTTTCCTTCCGGAGCACACGTCCGGTCCGGGGACCTCCTGGCCCACATTCGAAGCGCCGACTGGCGGACGGAACTGGAAAAGAAACGGGAACAGATCCGTGTCGTCTTACGCCAAGAAGCCCTTCGGCGGGAGGATGCCCTTCGGCTGGAAGAAATTTACGAACGGACCAAGCGACTATTTGAAGACCACGTCGTCCCTGCTGTGGATTTGGACCGCGCGGACGGGGATCGCCGCCTGGCTTGGATCCAGAGAGGGGAACTGGAGATAGGTAGGAAGGAGCTGGAAGCCCAAGAAGCCCACCTTCACGACATGATCTCCCGCGCGGAATTGCGGTCGCCCACTGCGGGCGTCATCGTCACCCAGAACTTGACCGAGAAAAGAGGTGTATTCTTTGAGACAGGAGACAGTCTTTTCGAGGTCGCTGATCTGAGTCATTTTGTGATTGAAGCGATGGTGCCGGAGAAGCGCCTGTCTCAAGTCAAAGTGGGTCAAAGAGCCAGGGTCCGACTTGAATCTCATGCACGCTGGTTTGAAGGAGCGGTGGCCGGCTTGGCGGATTATTCCGGGAAACCTTTAAGGACACTCGATGAAGTGCTGGCGGAGGGTGGCAATTTCAAGAAGGGCATCATCGTCCGCATTGAATTTCGAGATCCACCGAAGGACATTAAATACGGTATGGATGCCCGCGTGAAAATTCGTTGTCCTCGGGAGAGCCTGTTGAGGAAGCTTTTCGGCGGAGATGATTAA
- a CDS encoding glycosyltransferase, with translation MPGIQRVRRSAKERNQDRPTLSLCMLVKDGGPSLQKGLNLVSPWVDEIVLVDNGSRDATCQVAAQHGARILHMAEDLRDFSKARNYALEAATKQWILVIDADEFLLPGDIETMKGFLKNPRSVGYRLFRYNYFQNGGWFFSPPACRLFQRHLQVRYENCVDEAIEPTLRTLGPIGTLNMSLHHIGYTDLTHRAEKVQFYLGLAETASKGNPENHAALWRLVFRAFLLNEHGEYGEADHLLDRFFAMTTEADLAAQGTLRGYMLQTRGNEKEAEAAYLDVLCTKGGHFKLSCYNKLGVIYFNRGDLEKATEFFRLALHRGGGVHPFVNLGICHLKKRELNRAAELFSIALEDNPFLSEVVEWKRVPLKNDYFSLMQDTVPEIEMFYQFIITKGLLAQRHTQEGNVEAEDPGFDGSDKSSF, from the coding sequence ATGCCCGGTATCCAGCGGGTTCGGCGATCAGCCAAAGAGCGTAACCAGGATCGCCCGACCCTCTCTCTTTGCATGCTCGTCAAAGATGGTGGACCATCGCTTCAAAAAGGATTGAACCTGGTTTCCCCTTGGGTGGACGAAATTGTCCTTGTTGACAATGGGTCGCGAGACGCGACTTGCCAAGTCGCCGCCCAGCATGGGGCACGAATTCTGCACATGGCGGAAGATCTGCGGGATTTCTCGAAGGCGCGCAATTATGCCTTGGAGGCGGCCACAAAACAATGGATTCTGGTCATCGATGCGGACGAATTCTTACTGCCAGGCGATATAGAAACCATGAAGGGATTTTTAAAAAATCCGCGTTCGGTCGGTTATCGCCTATTCCGTTATAACTATTTTCAAAACGGGGGGTGGTTCTTTAGTCCGCCCGCCTGCCGTCTCTTTCAGAGACATCTGCAAGTGCGGTATGAAAATTGCGTCGACGAGGCCATTGAGCCCACCTTGCGAACGTTGGGGCCGATAGGAACTCTTAATATGAGTCTCCATCACATTGGTTATACGGACCTTACTCACCGCGCGGAAAAAGTTCAGTTCTATCTCGGACTGGCTGAAACCGCATCGAAAGGAAATCCAGAAAATCATGCCGCTTTGTGGCGACTCGTGTTTCGAGCCTTTCTCTTGAACGAACATGGAGAATACGGCGAGGCGGATCATTTGTTAGACCGGTTTTTCGCCATGACCACCGAGGCGGACCTGGCCGCGCAGGGAACCCTGCGCGGCTACATGTTACAAACAAGGGGAAACGAAAAAGAGGCGGAAGCCGCCTATCTTGATGTCTTGTGCACAAAGGGCGGACATTTCAAATTATCCTGTTATAATAAATTGGGTGTTATATACTTCAACAGAGGGGATTTGGAGAAGGCGACCGAGTTCTTTCGTTTGGCCCTTCATCGCGGAGGAGGGGTTCACCCTTTTGTGAATCTTGGGATTTGTCATCTTAAGAAAAGGGAGTTAAACCGCGCGGCCGAGCTTTTTTCTATTGCGCTGGAGGATAATCCGTTCCTTTCTGAAGTTGTTGAATGGAAACGAGTCCCACTCAAAAACGATTACTTTTCTCTCATGCAGGATACTGTCCCAGAAATAGAAATGTTTTACCAGTTCATAATCACAAAGGGGCTACTTGCCCAGAGACATACACAGGAGGGCAACGTTGAAGCCGAAGATCCCGGTTTCGACGGCTCCGATAAATCATCTTTCTGA
- a CDS encoding IS3 family transposase, with protein MIYPKVDLRDQDLLASIREIKSEHPFWGYRRISNFLRCIGKIKVNKKRIERIMRRHNLQVKPNLRLKAIRTPMKSKPRASRPNEWWGIDMTKVLIQNFGWVYIVIVLDWYSKKIVGYHADIRSKTEHWLKALDMAVNRQFPHGARGQDLHLMSDNGCQPTSQRFMEVCSELGIHQAFTSYNNPKGNADTERVNRTMKEELVWLREWTSPFVFFKELGIWVEDKYNALYPHSTNGGIPPNVFELNYFNSHITSRSPAA; from the coding sequence ATGATCTACCCCAAAGTCGACCTCAGAGACCAAGACCTCTTGGCTTCGATTCGAGAGATCAAATCCGAGCACCCTTTCTGGGGCTACCGAAGAATTTCGAATTTCCTTCGGTGCATCGGCAAAATCAAGGTCAACAAAAAACGCATCGAGCGCATCATGCGTCGACATAACCTTCAGGTCAAACCCAATCTACGCTTGAAGGCTATTCGCACTCCCATGAAATCCAAACCACGAGCCTCTCGCCCCAACGAATGGTGGGGTATCGACATGACCAAAGTCCTCATCCAAAACTTTGGATGGGTCTACATCGTCATTGTCCTCGACTGGTATTCCAAAAAGATCGTCGGCTACCACGCCGATATTCGTTCCAAAACAGAACATTGGCTTAAGGCCTTGGATATGGCCGTCAACCGCCAATTCCCCCACGGAGCGCGCGGCCAGGACCTTCACCTCATGAGCGACAACGGCTGTCAGCCCACCTCCCAGAGGTTTATGGAGGTTTGTTCCGAGCTGGGGATTCATCAAGCCTTCACCAGCTACAACAATCCCAAGGGCAACGCCGACACCGAGCGTGTCAACCGCACCATGAAAGAAGAGCTCGTCTGGCTCCGCGAATGGACGAGCCCGTTTGTCTTTTTCAAAGAACTGGGAATCTGGGTCGAGGACAAATACAACGCCCTTTACCCCCATTCAACGAACGGCGGTATACCGCCAAACGTTTTTGAGCTAAACTACTTCAACAGCCACATCACTAGTCGTTCCCCGGCTGCCTAG
- a CDS encoding TolC family protein, giving the protein MPLFWAVLPLGVVTVLADAEEPVSTGTLSLANSIACALENNPEIQMAIRGMEEAKSRFEERKTKNFPRLLAQADLERGSGPASDALNFNQARLSLIQPLYTGGRIRGEVNKNQALLGSARSEVQEIRNDIVSLVKRTYFEILATRQIVEVLREGIVQLEKDHALVENRLKARSVIPLDLLRTEAALSHQKQDLIEAQSAQRLAEIKFNRLLGRDPQESVQLEDPGPLPAGDLEPLEEYLHRAEVHRGALS; this is encoded by the coding sequence TTGCCCCTCTTTTGGGCGGTTCTCCCCTTAGGGGTTGTCACGGTTCTTGCCGACGCGGAGGAACCTGTTTCGACGGGTACCCTAAGCCTGGCGAACAGTATTGCTTGTGCCTTGGAGAATAACCCGGAAATCCAAATGGCGATTCGGGGAATGGAGGAAGCGAAGTCTCGGTTCGAGGAACGCAAGACCAAAAACTTCCCTAGGCTCCTGGCCCAGGCGGACCTTGAAAGAGGAAGCGGGCCGGCGAGCGATGCTCTCAATTTCAACCAGGCGAGATTGTCCCTGATCCAGCCTCTCTATACAGGGGGGCGGATTCGGGGAGAAGTCAATAAAAACCAAGCCCTTCTAGGTTCGGCCCGAAGCGAAGTGCAAGAGATAAGGAATGACATCGTTTCCCTTGTTAAGCGGACGTACTTTGAAATTCTTGCAACGCGCCAAATCGTGGAGGTCCTGCGCGAGGGCATCGTTCAGTTGGAGAAGGACCACGCGCTGGTGGAAAACCGACTCAAGGCCCGATCGGTCATTCCCTTGGATCTCTTGAGAACCGAAGCCGCCCTTTCGCATCAAAAGCAAGACTTGATTGAAGCCCAGTCCGCACAAAGGCTTGCCGAAATAAAGTTCAACCGCCTCCTGGGCCGGGACCCTCAGGAGTCCGTCCAATTGGAAGATCCCGGGCCGCTTCCTGCCGGAGATTTGGAACCGTTGGAGGAATACCTGCATCGGGCAGAAGTCCATCGCGGTGCGCTCTCTTAA
- a CDS encoding HAD hydrolase-like protein, which translates to MKLLLFDLDGTLLMTGGAGLRALDRAFHTLYGISCVVDGVSMAGKTDPAIIRQVFEKTLGRLAGNRDVEEIGDKYLTFLNGEIKSSPGYHVMEGVQELLENLVGREDVLLALGTGNLERGARIKMERGGLNPYFLFGGFGSDAEDRREVLKTAVRRGEERVNRPFALKDIFVIGDTILDVRAGKAIGAVTVAVGSGFGQEADLRASRPDLYIDSFLKAGLFYKLLN; encoded by the coding sequence ATGAAACTTCTTCTTTTTGATCTGGACGGAACGCTCCTCATGACGGGCGGTGCAGGTTTGCGAGCGTTGGATAGAGCCTTTCACACACTCTATGGAATATCGTGCGTTGTTGATGGCGTCTCGATGGCCGGCAAGACCGATCCAGCCATTATACGGCAAGTATTTGAGAAAACTCTCGGACGGCTTGCCGGGAACCGGGATGTGGAGGAGATTGGCGACAAGTACCTGACATTTTTAAACGGAGAGATTAAAAGTTCACCGGGCTACCATGTGATGGAGGGAGTGCAAGAGTTGCTGGAAAACCTCGTCGGCCGGGAGGACGTTTTGTTGGCGCTTGGAACGGGAAATTTGGAACGAGGGGCCAGGATCAAAATGGAGCGGGGTGGGTTGAATCCCTATTTTCTTTTCGGTGGTTTCGGATCGGATGCCGAAGATCGTCGAGAGGTTCTGAAAACGGCAGTGCGGCGCGGAGAAGAACGGGTGAATCGCCCATTTGCGCTGAAGGACATTTTTGTAATTGGCGACACGATCCTGGACGTGCGGGCTGGCAAAGCCATAGGCGCTGTAACGGTGGCGGTGGGGAGTGGCTTCGGACAAGAGGCTGATTTGCGTGCTTCCAGGCCCGACCTCTACATCGATTCATTCCTGAAGGCTGGACTTTTTTATAAACTTCTAAATTAA